The proteins below come from a single Mycolicibacterium sp. TY81 genomic window:
- a CDS encoding FAD-binding domain has product MKIAISGAGIAGPTLAYWLSRSGHDPVLIETAPQLRTGGYLIDFWGVGYAIAERMGLADAIQRAGYGIEQVRLVDGRGRKTGGFAVSPFRRVFDGRYISLPRGELARLIYEAVGDDVETVFGDRITAIEQSDEGVEVVLEHGGHREFDLVIGADGIHSTVRSLVFGTDPTFQRQLGYWVAAFESDGYRSRDELVYLAHGRPGRVVARFAQRNDKTLFLFIVSDDQLTAAETADGTAVRRALRRVFGDDGWECPAILAALDRAEDLYFDRVSQIKIDRWSQGRVALVGDAASCVSLLAGEGTGLAMLQAYVLAGELDRSGGEHGEAFRRYEQLVQPLIEGKQESARAFAGVLAPRTSVGLWTRNRVSRLLDIPALAAWVIRREFRDDIELPDYAM; this is encoded by the coding sequence ATGAAGATCGCCATCAGTGGCGCGGGCATAGCCGGGCCGACACTGGCCTATTGGTTGTCCCGCAGCGGCCATGACCCGGTGCTGATCGAGACGGCGCCGCAGCTACGCACCGGCGGCTACCTCATCGACTTCTGGGGCGTCGGCTACGCGATCGCCGAGCGGATGGGCTTGGCGGATGCAATACAGCGGGCAGGCTACGGGATCGAGCAGGTCCGGCTGGTCGATGGCCGCGGCCGCAAGACAGGCGGGTTCGCCGTCAGCCCGTTCCGGCGGGTCTTCGACGGGCGATACATCAGCTTGCCGCGCGGCGAGCTGGCGAGGCTGATCTACGAGGCAGTCGGAGACGACGTCGAGACGGTGTTCGGCGACCGGATCACCGCGATCGAACAATCTGACGAGGGAGTGGAGGTCGTGCTCGAACACGGCGGGCACCGCGAGTTCGACCTAGTGATCGGCGCCGACGGCATTCATTCCACGGTGCGCAGTCTGGTTTTCGGCACTGACCCCACATTCCAGAGGCAGCTGGGCTATTGGGTCGCGGCATTCGAATCCGACGGATACCGCTCGCGCGATGAACTCGTCTACCTCGCCCACGGCAGGCCTGGGCGCGTGGTCGCCCGGTTTGCGCAGCGGAACGATAAGACCCTGTTCCTGTTCATCGTCTCCGACGATCAGCTGACCGCTGCGGAGACGGCCGACGGCACCGCTGTCCGGAGAGCTTTGCGGCGGGTTTTCGGCGATGACGGATGGGAGTGCCCGGCAATCCTCGCCGCGCTGGATCGGGCCGAGGATCTGTACTTCGATCGGGTCAGTCAGATCAAGATCGACCGCTGGTCGCAGGGTCGCGTCGCACTGGTCGGGGACGCAGCTTCGTGCGTGTCGTTGCTGGCGGGCGAGGGAACCGGACTGGCGATGCTCCAGGCGTACGTGCTCGCAGGCGAACTCGACCGGTCCGGCGGTGAGCACGGTGAAGCGTTTCGCCGCTATGAGCAGCTGGTCCAACCGCTGATCGAGGGCAAACAAGAGTCCGCCAGAGCTTTCGCGGGCGTATTGGCACCGCGGACCTCGGTCGGCCTCTGGACCCGTAACCGCGTCAGCCGGCTGCTGGATATCCCGGCACTGGCGGCCTGGGTGATCCGGCGGGAATTCCGCGACGACATCGAATTGCCGGATTACGCGATGTAG
- a CDS encoding nitroreductase family deazaflavin-dependent oxidoreductase, producing MSTPRTGGLAAGGARLLRCRRLVRAPIWIYRTRAGALFGSRMLMLEHTGRTSGARRYVVLEVIDHPSAATYVVASGFGTKAHWFRNISANPRVRVYAGSRPPTAATARVLPPSAADRALGAYIDRHPRAWARLKGVLDQTLGTEVSPTHTALPMVELRLDTTS from the coding sequence ATGTCCACGCCCCGTACTGGTGGCTTGGCGGCCGGCGGTGCCAGGCTGCTGCGGTGCCGACGCTTGGTACGCGCGCCGATCTGGATCTATCGGACCCGTGCGGGCGCGCTGTTCGGATCGCGGATGCTGATGCTGGAACACACCGGACGCACATCGGGGGCACGCCGCTACGTCGTCCTCGAAGTCATCGACCATCCGTCGGCCGCTACCTACGTGGTGGCTTCCGGATTCGGTACGAAAGCCCACTGGTTCCGCAACATTTCGGCCAATCCGCGGGTGCGGGTCTACGCCGGTAGCCGCCCGCCGACGGCAGCGACGGCGCGGGTGCTGCCACCGTCGGCCGCCGACCGGGCACTGGGTGCGTACATCGACCGTCATCCGCGCGCCTGGGCCCGACTCAAAGGCGTCCTCGACCAGACCTTGGGTACCGAAGTGAGCCCAACCCACACGGCGCTCCCGATGGTCGAGTTGCGGCTCGACACGACCTCATGA
- a CDS encoding TetR/AcrR family transcriptional regulator, with product MHSPMVDDRTARARIRDEALRLFAERGADAVTMRDIAAAAGVSPALLVRHYGSKDGLVDAVDNYVVQTLEALLTEVTAPVQDGTQPSATPTLLEAFAVHLPPQSPIPDYLGRSLIAGGAMGSVLFARLYAISQDALGAMVAAGTADAGDDPAVRAAFLLLNDLAVLMLRRRVAEVLGVDPLTAAGMERWATEAFAIYRDGLTGSPGTT from the coding sequence ATGCATTCACCCATGGTCGACGACCGGACCGCGCGGGCACGGATTCGCGACGAGGCCCTGCGCCTGTTCGCCGAGCGCGGTGCCGACGCGGTGACGATGCGCGACATCGCCGCCGCGGCTGGTGTCTCGCCCGCGCTGCTGGTCCGGCACTACGGCTCGAAAGACGGACTGGTGGACGCGGTCGACAACTACGTCGTGCAGACCCTGGAGGCGCTGCTGACCGAGGTGACAGCACCGGTCCAAGACGGCACGCAGCCCTCCGCGACGCCGACGCTGCTCGAGGCCTTCGCCGTCCACCTGCCGCCACAGTCGCCGATTCCGGATTACCTGGGCCGATCGCTGATCGCCGGCGGCGCAATGGGATCCGTTCTGTTCGCCCGGTTGTACGCCATCAGCCAGGACGCGCTCGGCGCGATGGTGGCGGCCGGAACGGCGGATGCCGGCGACGATCCGGCGGTGCGCGCGGCCTTCTTGTTGCTCAACGACCTGGCGGTGCTCATGCTGCGTCGGCGCGTCGCGGAAGTGCTCGGGGTCGACCCGCTGACCGCCGCCGGCATGGAGCGCTGGGCCACCGAAGCCTTCGCCATCTACCGCGATGGCCTGACCGGATCGCCTGGCACCACGTGA
- the dinB gene encoding DNA polymerase IV: protein MCEDWPVSDVEAAAILHADLDSFYASVEQRDDPALRGRPVIVGAGVVLAASYEAKAFGVRTAMGGHQARGLCPQAIVVPPRMSAYSEASREVFKVFHDTTPLVEPLSVDEAFLDVSGLGRVSGTPVQIGAALREAVRERVGLPITVGIARTKFLAKVASREAKPDGLLLVPPDREQAFLHPLPVQHLWGVGAKTAEKLREHGVETVADVAALTESALGAMVGAAMGRQLFALSHNIDRRRVTTGVRRRSVGAQRAVGRRGNTMSDNDIDAMIINLIDRITRRMRSSGRTGRTVVLRLRFDDYSRVTRSHTMHRATASTEEILTAARGLVAAAGPMIAERGLTLMGFSVSNVDTAGTEQLELPFDGEPDTAAVDCAVDLVRQKFGNACLTRGVLVGKDPGWEMPMLPE, encoded by the coding sequence ATGTGCGAAGATTGGCCGGTGTCGGACGTTGAAGCAGCCGCGATCCTGCATGCCGACCTCGACTCGTTCTACGCATCGGTCGAGCAGCGTGATGATCCCGCGCTGCGCGGCCGGCCGGTGATCGTCGGCGCCGGTGTGGTGCTGGCGGCCAGCTACGAGGCCAAAGCGTTCGGCGTGCGCACCGCGATGGGCGGGCATCAGGCCCGCGGCCTGTGCCCGCAGGCCATCGTCGTGCCGCCGCGGATGTCCGCCTATTCAGAGGCGAGCCGCGAGGTCTTCAAGGTTTTCCATGACACCACGCCGCTGGTCGAGCCGCTGTCGGTCGACGAGGCCTTCCTCGACGTCAGCGGCCTCGGCCGGGTGTCCGGCACCCCGGTGCAGATCGGGGCAGCGTTGCGGGAAGCGGTGCGTGAGCGTGTGGGGCTGCCGATCACCGTCGGCATCGCGCGCACCAAGTTTCTGGCGAAGGTCGCGAGCCGCGAAGCCAAGCCCGACGGACTACTACTGGTGCCGCCGGACCGCGAGCAGGCCTTCCTGCATCCGCTTCCGGTGCAACACCTCTGGGGCGTCGGCGCCAAGACTGCGGAGAAGCTGCGCGAACACGGCGTCGAGACGGTGGCCGACGTCGCGGCCCTCACCGAGTCGGCGCTGGGCGCCATGGTGGGCGCGGCCATGGGGCGTCAGCTTTTCGCGTTGTCGCACAACATCGACCGCAGGCGTGTCACCACCGGCGTGCGACGACGGTCCGTCGGCGCCCAGCGCGCGGTGGGACGGCGTGGAAACACCATGTCCGACAACGACATCGACGCGATGATCATCAACCTGATCGACCGCATCACCCGCCGCATGCGCAGCAGCGGCCGAACCGGCCGGACGGTCGTCCTGCGGCTGCGGTTCGACGACTACAGTCGCGTGACGCGCTCGCACACCATGCACCGCGCGACCGCGTCGACCGAGGAAATCCTCACGGCCGCACGTGGATTGGTGGCGGCCGCCGGACCGATGATCGCCGAACGCGGCCTGACGCTGATGGGGTTCTCGGTGTCGAACGTCGACACCGCCGGCACCGAGCAGCTCGAGCTGCCCTTCGACGGCGAACCCGACACCGCCGCGGTGGACTGCGCCGTCGACCTGGTGCGCCAGAAGTTCGGCAACGCGTGCCTGACGCGCGGCGTGCTGGTCGGCAAGGACCCCGGCTGGGAAATGCCGATGCTGCCGGAATAG
- a CDS encoding pyridoxamine 5'-phosphate oxidase family protein, whose amino-acid sequence MPRKLTEAEREQFLADKHVGVLSVAAEDGRPPSSVPIWYDVTSDGLIRINTGAGSRKAKLIQQAGVVSLVVQREEPPYQYVIVEGSVVDTATPAPEDAREAIAIRYLGEEAGREFVRSMAGVATVLFTVRPDRWLTADFSEEV is encoded by the coding sequence ATGCCGAGAAAACTGACCGAAGCCGAGCGTGAACAGTTCCTCGCCGACAAGCACGTAGGGGTGCTGTCCGTTGCCGCCGAAGATGGCCGTCCGCCGTCGAGTGTCCCCATCTGGTACGACGTCACCTCCGACGGGCTGATCCGGATCAACACCGGCGCCGGCAGCCGCAAGGCGAAGCTGATCCAGCAGGCGGGCGTAGTCTCGCTCGTGGTCCAGCGGGAAGAGCCTCCCTACCAGTACGTGATCGTCGAAGGCTCGGTCGTCGACACCGCCACGCCCGCGCCGGAAGACGCACGGGAAGCCATCGCGATCCGCTATCTGGGGGAAGAGGCCGGGCGCGAGTTCGTCCGTTCGATGGCAGGTGTTGCCACCGTCTTGTTCACTGTCCGCCCCGACCGCTGGCTCACGGCCGACTTCTCTGAAGAGGTCTAA
- a CDS encoding DUF4333 domain-containing protein, translating to MALRSKARRVATLAAAVLLASCSFHVGSGATTMSKDKLETAVKNKLSTQTASNIDSVSCDGGIEATIGATQTCTVVTGKTSRHATARVADIRGSDIALSIEIIPGK from the coding sequence ATGGCACTTCGATCGAAAGCGCGTCGGGTCGCCACGCTGGCTGCGGCAGTTCTGCTGGCCTCGTGTTCGTTTCACGTCGGTAGCGGGGCCACCACCATGTCCAAGGACAAATTGGAGACGGCGGTCAAGAACAAGCTGAGCACGCAGACCGCGTCGAACATCGATTCCGTGTCCTGCGACGGTGGCATCGAGGCCACCATCGGGGCCACCCAGACCTGCACCGTCGTCACGGGCAAGACGAGTCGCCACGCGACGGCGCGAGTCGCGGATATCCGGGGTTCCGACATCGCACTCAGCATCGAAATCATCCCCGGTAAGTGA
- a CDS encoding PHP domain-containing protein yields MDPVAALREIAFYKDRAREESRRVMAYRKAADVVEALTPEQREKLGRTNGWQTLAGVGPKTAAVIAQAWAGREPDALVQLRTAAADLGGGALRTALKGDLHLHSNWSDGSAPISEMMATAQRLGHEYCALTDHSPRLTVANGLSPDRLRQQLDVIDEIRDRFAPMRILTGIEVDILEDGSLDQEPELLERLDVVVASVHSKLAMDAAAMTRRMVRAVSGGQANVLGHCTGRLVEGSRGTRPESKFDAEAVFAACAANDVAVEINSRPERRDPPTRLLNMALDTGCLFSIDTDAHAPGQLDFLGYGAQRALDAGVPQDRIVNTWPVERLLSWAAA; encoded by the coding sequence ATGGACCCAGTGGCCGCGCTGCGGGAGATCGCCTTCTATAAGGACCGCGCTCGTGAGGAATCCCGTCGCGTCATGGCCTATCGCAAGGCCGCGGATGTGGTGGAGGCGCTGACACCCGAACAACGCGAGAAGCTGGGCCGCACCAACGGCTGGCAGACGCTGGCCGGCGTCGGACCCAAGACCGCAGCCGTGATCGCGCAGGCCTGGGCCGGTCGTGAGCCCGACGCGCTCGTCCAACTTCGTACGGCGGCAGCAGATTTGGGCGGGGGAGCGCTGCGCACTGCGCTGAAGGGCGACCTGCATCTGCACAGCAACTGGTCCGACGGTTCGGCGCCCATCAGTGAAATGATGGCCACCGCACAGCGTTTGGGCCACGAGTACTGTGCGCTCACCGACCACTCGCCGCGGCTGACCGTGGCGAACGGGCTCAGTCCGGACCGGCTCCGTCAGCAGCTGGACGTCATCGACGAAATCCGGGACCGGTTCGCGCCGATGCGGATTCTCACCGGCATCGAGGTCGACATCCTCGAAGATGGCTCGCTGGATCAGGAACCCGAACTGCTGGAGCGGCTGGACGTGGTGGTCGCCAGCGTGCACTCCAAGCTGGCCATGGACGCCGCCGCGATGACCCGGCGCATGGTCCGCGCGGTGTCCGGTGGGCAGGCGAACGTGCTGGGTCACTGCACCGGTCGCCTCGTCGAGGGCTCGCGCGGCACCCGGCCGGAATCGAAGTTCGACGCGGAAGCGGTGTTCGCGGCGTGCGCCGCCAATGATGTTGCGGTGGAGATCAATTCGCGCCCTGAGCGGCGCGACCCGCCGACCCGGCTGCTGAACATGGCGTTGGACACCGGGTGTCTGTTCTCGATCGACACCGACGCGCATGCGCCCGGCCAGCTGGACTTTCTCGGCTACGGGGCGCAGCGGGCGCTGGATGCCGGTGTTCCGCAGGACCGGATCGTCAACACCTGGCCGGTCGAGCGACTGCTGTCCTGGGCCGCCGCGTAG
- a CDS encoding LLM class F420-dependent oxidoreductase — protein sequence MRFAFKTSPQDTTWSDMLAVWQAADDIDVFESGWTFDHFYPIFSDSTGPCLEGWVTLTALAQATKRLRVGVLVTGIHYRHPAVLANMASALDIVSNGRLELGIGAGWNEEESGAYGIELGSVKERFDRFEEACEVLKGLLSQDTTTFDGKFYQLKDARNEPKGPQQPHPPFCIGGSGEKRTLKITAKYADHWNFVGGTPEEFARKRDVLAAHCADIGRDPKEITLSAHVRLGQDCDYRKVVDEAAGLGAEGLDLAIIYIPQPHDPAVLEPLAEAIRDSGLLTA from the coding sequence GTGCGATTCGCCTTCAAAACCTCACCGCAAGACACCACCTGGTCGGACATGCTCGCCGTTTGGCAGGCTGCCGACGACATCGACGTGTTCGAGTCCGGCTGGACCTTCGACCACTTCTATCCGATCTTCTCCGATTCGACCGGCCCCTGCCTGGAGGGCTGGGTCACGCTGACCGCGCTGGCGCAGGCCACCAAACGGCTGCGGGTCGGCGTCCTGGTCACCGGCATCCACTATCGACACCCGGCAGTGCTGGCCAACATGGCGTCCGCGCTGGACATCGTCTCGAACGGCCGGCTGGAGCTCGGTATCGGCGCCGGTTGGAACGAAGAGGAGTCCGGCGCCTATGGCATCGAGCTCGGCTCGGTCAAAGAGCGGTTCGACCGCTTCGAAGAGGCCTGCGAGGTGCTCAAAGGCCTGCTCAGCCAGGACACCACTACCTTCGACGGCAAGTTCTATCAGTTGAAGGACGCCCGCAACGAGCCGAAGGGGCCGCAGCAGCCGCATCCGCCGTTCTGCATCGGCGGTAGCGGCGAAAAGCGGACCCTGAAGATCACCGCCAAGTACGCCGATCACTGGAACTTCGTCGGCGGGACGCCGGAAGAGTTCGCCCGCAAGCGCGACGTGCTCGCCGCGCATTGCGCCGACATCGGCCGCGACCCCAAGGAGATCACCCTGTCGGCGCACGTCCGGCTCGGCCAGGACTGCGACTACCGCAAGGTGGTCGACGAGGCTGCGGGCCTGGGCGCCGAAGGCCTGGACCTGGCGAT